The DNA segment CCAACCCTTGACCGTCAACAACATTGCCCTCTTCATCCTGTACCTCTTGCTCTTCCACCATTTCTTCCTCAACAATCCCCTCTTCCTCCTCACCATCCAGTACTAAGTCTTGTACTTCCACATTTCCCTCCACCCCACCAAAATCTTCTTCATCCTCTGCTTCACCTTCTTCAACAACATAACCACGACCTTCATCATCTTTCTCCATCTCCTCCACCATCACCTCTACTCCTTCTTCAATTGCTTCCtcacaaaaggaaagaaaagtaaTTTCATCTGGCTGACTTGGATGGAGATGTTGAACATAGATTTCAACTTCCTCCTTATTTGCCTCAGCATAGTTAGACAACAAAATTGCTTCTCTGTCATCTGTAAGTGGTCTGAGGTTGttcatttccttttctttcgAACCCTTCCACCAAAGCTTGAACTCTCCATCATACTTGAATTCACTAACCAATCCCACCGCTTCAAAGAATGACCACATGTCCAGATCAATCCCTCTGAAAACATGTATCTCTCCTCCCACATATTTTAATCCCTTGAGGAACTTCCCCATATGATAAAGACACACGTCAAAAACCATTTTACCTACATGGTAAAACGAAAACTTGGCACATTACACACAGAATGCACAGAAAAATGCACATTACACAGAGAATACAAATTTCACTACGACTAAATAATTACCTTCTTCGACGACTCACTGATCTTTCACACAAAATGCACACGCAACTGATTTTGAACGAAGACGAACACGTAGATATCAAATGCAGAAACCAACGACGAACAACAGGACCAACACGATTGCAACCAATCACACGAACAAGCACGAACACGAACAACCACAAACTCTAAGCACGAACCCTAAGTCAGTTTCACAAACCAAGTTCTCctctttgataaaattatgtCCTCTAAGAACGAACCCTAACTTactaaaaaaaaccaatttcaaTCTACAAAATAATTCCCcaattaaaattatcttaacACATGGCACAAATGAACAACACGTGGCAAAAGTGTTAATCCAATGGACAGAGACGTTTGCCAGATCACCaagtttttaacggtgttaagtttcagggactaaaaccaaagtttgttaaagttggaggactaaattatatcttagtttgaaagagggactaaaaacaaaatcgcttgatagtttagggactaaaaacatatttaaccctaaactttttaataatatactcatgtcaataaaatttaaaaatgatataaaatagaaaaaaaaatctaataaaaatctAATAGCTGAATCCAATTCCAAGTATGGTATTAAGTTATATTACTTAAAACTTGTCATCATTAAAAAACATACGGACAACTTATTCTCTATTACACTCTCTTAATCGCATTGATGACTACAAATTAACTCTTTAAAATTAccataaggataatgatatttagacaatatttttttaacaatatttgaacattgattacgtatcaattgatcaaaaattactccacaatcaatgtaacataatattattttacctCATGAAACTCTAGCGTGTATTTGGACgtaatctaaaaaatatataagttatctTCGTAAAAATTTACGATGTTCAAATAAAAAtgatgtttaataaaaaaaatacattaaaaattaaaattataaaaactataaaaataatttaattacttaaaaaaatttatactctACTTCTCAAATTCATGTTAATATTACTTGACTAAGTTGATATCTCATAGGTTTGATCACattctttttcaattaattccAATAAAAGTTCATTTGGAGTTAAAGTATTTTATGCTCCTTTTCATCCCAATACGTAGTTTGGTAAATACGTGAAGTGGTTTTAGTATTATTTGTATCGGATATATTGCAGTAGTCCATGTATAAGgctcattttcttcttatttaaaGAAATGCAATTTTGAGGTTCCAAGAATGATACATTCTGCAACCATATAGTACAGATGCATGTTACGCTTTACTTTTTCTCAGGAAGCTTCTCCAGTAACTCTGGTATCACCTCAAACAGATCTCCAACAAGTCCATAATCGGCGACCTGCAATTTAATACATACATAAATTTTCCAAAAcagttttcttcttccaatGGTTTGTGACTAATATAGTGTAGAAAGCAACAGATAATTAGAAAGAGTGTAAAACTTCTTTAGTGATAATTACTTTGAAATGAAGAGTGGcttgataaatttaaaagagcCATTACCTGAAATATAGGAGCATCGGCATCATTGTTCACAGCAACAATGACTTTGGAATCCCTCATCCCTGCCAAGTGTTGAATTGCTCCAGATACACCAAAAGCCATATAGAGCTCAGGGGCAACTATCTTTCCAGTTTGCCCAACCTACATATCAAATTTCCAAAGGAAACATGGACATGAGAACACTGTATTACGCCATGAATAAAAGTTAAAGGGCTCGCTGAAATTCGATCAAACGCCCTTTACAACAGAGGCATTTGAAATATTACTACCACAGAAGGGGCATAAAGGTCACTAGTGGAAATGAGTCTGTTATGAGTGGAGATAACTAACTGCACACGTGGCAGGTGAGGATTGGGGGAAGGAGATGCAGGGATACGTAGGGAGGAAA comes from the Vigna radiata var. radiata cultivar VC1973A chromosome 2, Vradiata_ver6, whole genome shotgun sequence genome and includes:
- the LOC106780710 gene encoding uncharacterized protein LOC106780710 isoform X2; this encodes MWSFFEAVGLVSEFKYDGEFKLWWKGSKEKEMNNLRPLTDDREAILLSNYAEANKEEVEIYVQHLHPSQPDEITFLSFCEEAIEEGVEVMVEEMEKDDEGRGYVVEEGEAEDEEDFGGVEGNVEVQDLVLDGEEEEGIVEEEMVEEQEVQDEEGNVVDGQGLENVDESEEERMANDDDGFGMEEERRNINPVLDR